One segment of Brassica napus cultivar Da-Ae chromosome C3, Da-Ae, whole genome shotgun sequence DNA contains the following:
- the LOC106361114 gene encoding IQ domain-containing protein IQM1-like: MGLEVGSLSLKIKDGGLTSRTNSFNRDNTTHQNSPKINRKPTMQRSLSFNSWEVPEDTKTDSNFDVWETKKSTPSTLNGRNCERIQIKKPTITPPEPFVFFSPRPVTELDAAATTVQKVYKSYRTRRNLADCAVLVEELWQKSLDAAAHKLSSNTEETKNDSGFKVLETKKSTHNTLNGRNCERIQIKKPTVTPPEPFVFFSPRPVTELDAAATTLQKVYKSYRTRRNLADCAVVVEELWWKTLDAATLDLSSVSFFEEEKHEPAASKWVRARTRAAKVGKGLSKDEKAQKLALQHWLEAIDPRHRYGHNLHFYYDVWSESKSSQPFFYWLDIGDGKDVNLEKHPRSVLQKQCISYLGPMEREAYEVIVEDGRLMYKQSMDLINSTDESKSIFVLSTTRTLYVGKKKKGVFQHSSFLSGGATTAAGRLVARDGILEAIWPYSGHYLPTEENFKEFISFLEEHNVVLTNVKRCAVNEEYSSSFKSTTEEEDEPKEVSEEVELPSGQEERARPVFDHAKRLSCKWSSGYGPRIGCVRDYPVELQAQALEQVNLSPRVSPAYSYGPIPSPRPSPRVRVSPRLAYMGIPSPRGVKC; encoded by the exons ATGGGTCTTGAAGTTGGCTCCCTTAGCTTGAAAATTAAAGACGGAGGCTTGACTTCAAGAACCAACAGTTTCAATAGAGATAACACTACTCACCAGAACTCTCCTAAGATTAATCGGAAACCAACTATGCAGCGGTCGTTGAGTTTCAACAGCTGGGAGGTTCCTGAAGATACCAAGACTGATTCAAATTTTGATGTCTGGGAGACAAAGAAGTCAACGCCTAGCACTTTGAATGGAAGAAACTGTGAGAGAATCCAAATAAAGAAACCTACGATTACTCCACCTGAGCCTTTCGTGTTCTTCTCCCCTAGACCGGTCACCGAGCTTGATGCAGCTGCAACTACCGTACAAAAGGTGTACAAGAGTTACCGGACAAGAAGGAACTTAGCAGATTGTGCTGTCCTTGTAGAGGAGCTTTG GCAGAAGAGTTTGGATGCTGCAGCTCACAAATTGAGCTCAAATACTGAGGAAACAAAAAATGATTCAGGTTTTAAGGTTCTTGAGACAAAGAAGTCAACTCATAACACTTTGAACGGGAGAAACTGTGAGAGAATCCAAATAAAGAAACCCACAGTAACTCCACCTGAGCCTTTTGTGTTCTTCTCACCTAGACCGGTCACCGAGCTTGATGCAGCTGCAACTACGCTACAAAAGGTGTACAAGAGTTACCGTACAAGAAGGAACTTAGCAGATTGTGCTGTCGTCGTTGAGGAGCTCTG GTGGAAGACTCTTGATGCTGCAACTCTGGACCTGAGCTCTGTGTCTTTCtttgaagaagagaaacatgagcCCGCTGCTTCAAAATGGGTGCGAGCTAGAACACGAGCCGCTAAG GTTGGGAAAGGCTTGTCAAAAGATGAAAAGGCTCAGAAATTAGCTCTTCAGCATTGGCTTGAAGCG ATTGACCCACGTCATCGTTATGGCCACAACTTGCACTTCTATTATGATGTCTGGTCAGAGAGCAAGAGCTCACAGCCATTCTTTTACTG GTTGGATATAGGAGACGGAAAAGACGTAAATCTTGAGAAACACCCAAGAAGTGTTCTGCAGAAACAATGCATCAGTTATCTCGGACCA ATGGAGAGAGAAGCATATGAAGTGATAGTGGAAGATGGGAGACTAATGTACAAACAAAGCATGGATCTGATCAACTCAACTGATGAATCAAAGTCCATATTTGTACTTAGCACGACTAGAACCTTATACgtagggaagaagaagaaaggcgtTTTCCAGCACTCTAGTTTCTTATCTGGAGGAGCCACAACCGCTGCAGGAAGATTGGTGGCCCGTGATGGGATCCTTGAG GCTATATGGCCATATAGTGGACACTATCTCCCAACAGAAGAAAACTTCAAGGAGTTCATAAGTTTCTTGGAGGAGCACAATGTTGTTCTCACCAATGTTAAG AGATGTGCTGTGAATGAAGAGTATTCGTCGTCATTCAAATCCActactgaagaagaagatgaaccaAAAGAAGTATCAGAAGAAGTTGAGTTGCCTTCAGGGCAAGAAGAGAGAGCGAGACCAGTGTTTGATCATGCGAAGAGACTTTCTTGTAAATGGTCAAGTGGATACGGTCCAAGAATTGGGTGTGTTAGAGATTATCCAGTGGAGCTACAGGCACAAGCATTGGAGCAAGTCAATCTCTCACCTCGTGTCTCACCAGCCTATTCGTATGGACCAATCCCATCTCCAAGACCGAGTCCTAGAGTGAGGGTTTCTCCACGGTTAGCTTACATGGGGATCCCAAGCCCTAGAGGTGTGAAATGCTAA